Genomic segment of Chroococcidiopsis sp. TS-821:
TACTGTGGATTTGGGACTTAGCTGGAGCAAAAGACCTATGGCGATGGCTGGGGAACTACCTCAACTTTGGCTTGGTTGCCTTAATCAGTGCTTTACTCGGTAGTTGGTTTCCTCGCGTGCTGCATCAAGTACAACCTTGGTTAGAGTCTCGCTATCCAGCTTTGTGGTTAAAGCTTCTAGCATATAACTACGAGCTGACAGCTGGTTTAGGTCGTTCCTATCATGCCACTGGGCGTGTAAAACGAGAAAACCTTCAGTCAAGTAGTCAAATCGAAGTGAGAAGTTAGTTAAAATCGCAACTTGAAATTGCTGCCCCTCAACCCACGCCGGTTTCTACAACAGAACAACCACCAAGGGCAAAGTGAATCCTCAATTTTGGGAGCCTTTTAGACTACTCTTTTTTACTCAAGGTTCTTTATAATCGTCAGGGACGTCGGGGACTTATCATTCACTATCTAGTGTGTGCAAAATTGGGTAATTCGATCGCTGCTAAAGTCTTACGCTTTTTAGCAATCCGCGATGGATTGACTATAGGTGAAGGCCAGTTGGGATTTGCAAAAAATTCAGTTTCTTCCCAAGCAAGTAGCTCATCTAAATCAGTTGTTGGTTCTGTTACTGATGCGGAGTCTGATTCAGTATCGCTTTCCCTATTCAGTTCTATTGTCTGGCTGCGATCGCAACCAATCGCACTAGACGATTCTAAATCTTCGGTAGACGATCGATTTTCTCCACTAAGAGTCTCGCAGTCCAAGGCTTCTGTTGCTGCGGCACGCTTCTGAGATGTGGTATCCGTATCAGTATCGCTGAGTAAGTTCAAAACAGCATCATGTTGTGCTTCGACAGTTTCCCCTAAACTGGCGATTGCTTCTGGAAACTGTTCGATGAAGGTTTCAACTAAAGTTTCATCTACAGGTGTTTCTGTAATGTTCTTCAAGGATTGTGCGCTAAATACTTCTGTCTCTGGCTTTGGTTGAGAAGCTACTTCTGCGTGCACTGACCAAGGCGGAATTGGTTGCGCTTGTGCAAATATTACTTGATTTGGAGGCGACTCGATATCAGGTTCGCGAGCTGTATAAGTAAAAATGCGATCGCTATCAGTGTCAGTATGAGATTTGGTGCTAGATTGCTCTAAGCATTTATCTAACGCTGCTTGCAGTTGCCTTCTGCGATCTTGCTCGCGCAGCAAACGAGTCCGTAGTTCTTGACAGGTGCTTTCGCTTTGTCGCAGTTGATACGTTTGTTCGTTGTAAGTTGCTTGAGTTAACAACCACTCGTGCTCAATTTGGTTAACTCGTTCTTGGCTCGCTTGTAGCTGAACTGTTAAGCCTTCTATTAAGATTTGTTGCTGCTGAGTTGTTTCTTGGTACGTTTGTTGTTCTTGCTTGAGTTGCTTGATTTGTTCTTGCGCTGTTTCTAGATCTTGAATTTTCTGCGCTACCTGCGTCTGTAAAACTTGCGATCGCTCGCGTTCAATTTGTAAATTTTTTCTCAACTCTACTAGTGCTTGTTCTAACTGCGTCACCCGCTGATGTAGCTTTTGGTTTGTCGAGCGTAATGCTTGACTGACAATAGCTATTTCATTTTCAAAACTTACAGGGGTGTTTAGCAGATCTTCTATTACTTCCACGCGGCTGGAAGTCACAATCTCTGCTACATCATTTTCTCTTTGAGTCAATTCCATATTCATAGGCAATTTGCCCTCAGCAAGCGCATTAGCATAGATTACTCGTTCAGTTGCAGCTGAGTGAGTATTGTTGACGTTTGAGGAAATACTTAACTAGTTAATTTATCAGCTTTGTTCATAGCACATCGCTTGATGAAAGGATGCTATGTTCAATGCAACTCTTTTGTCTGTGACGTTAATCACAATTTATTCAGTGGTCTTGGTTCAGTAGGAATAAAAATGCAATCGCGAATACTTAAATAACTCAGATTGATACCATAATGTGCAGCAATACACAAAGTTGGCGTGTTCAATTAGATGGACATGATATTCGGTCTTAGTTCAGAAAACAAGAGGGCACAATCAAAGTATTTACATAACTCAACTGACAATGACTCATCCAAACGTCTCGAAGGCAGACTACTCAACAATTAGGCTATTTGCTCCTTGAGGCGATCGCATAGTAAAGTTTTGTATTATTGATTGAGCAACAAAGTAATCTAGCAAACATAAACGCAAATTCAAATCTTGCGATTAGCTTTTTTTAACTAAGTAAGTGAATGAAAGAACGCGCAATATTTGTCGAGCAACAGGTAAGGCGTACTAGGTACTTTGGCGTTGACTGATTGCCAGTTACCAATCCTCAAGTTACCAATTTTCAGCACTCACTTAAGGTAGCCAACGGGGATGAAAACCCGGTAAAGGCAATTGTTCTGGTTGCATGAGCTGTGGAGACGATGTAGAAGATAGAATCGGCAGTAACCATAACCGACTCGTTGCGATCGCCTCACCGTCACTCGTGCGCGGCGCTGATAGTGTTGGATTTGCTGTATCTGTGACAACTTGGTCAAACAACACTGCCAAACCATCAGGTGCTAAACTTATTTGGACATCGCGTTGGTCGGGTAGAAGGACTAAAGGCTTTTGATCGCCCGTTTTCAGGTCAATTGCGACTAAATACGGTTGTTCTTCGTACTCTTCTTTCTCTAGCAACTGCGTGAGCAGACAATAAAGATTTTGGCGCAGAGGATCGAACTGACAACTTTTAATGGAACCTGTTGTCCGCACAAGTTCTTTGGGTTCGCCTTGAGTAGTTACCAAAAACAGCGATCGCGTGTAATCAGAGTTAAATTTCACCATCGTCGCTTGAGTACCGTCGCGCGAAAAACTCAGCACCATGCCATACTCTGGAAGAAAATCGAGCGGTTTTTCTGCGTCGGGTTGTAATGGTAAAATTCCAACACCTTCGCCTTGTGCAACCGCGACTGAGTTACTATCAGGGGTAATCACAAAATCACCTCCAGGTTGACTGTTCAAGCGCTGCGGTTTTTCGTTATTACGCAGTAACCACAAGCCAAATTCGCCAGGATTTTGTTGATTCACGCGTTGCACAATAATCTTTTGTCCGTCCGCAGACAAATCAAATTTTAAGTTTTGATAATTTTTGTTATCTAATATCAGGTCAATCTTACCTGCTGGTTCGGGATTAGCCGTATTGCGCATAAATGGTAAGCGCAAGCCCAGAAAAGTGCGATTGCTTTGATTTCTCAGGTCAAAATTTATCCCCGTAGTCACTGTGTAAAGTTGGGAAGCGAGCAAATCATGGCTATTTGTGCGCTCAGTAGCAGAGAACAAAACCTTTTTTCCATCGGGATATGGCTTGAAGTCAACGACAACTAAATTTCTCGGCGTGAGAATCGTCTTCTGCTGTTGTGAAAGGTTATAAAGTATCAAACGTCCTTGTTCGTCTCCTTCAACTCCGAGATAAACAAAAGCGCGATCGCGCGTGCGAAATTGACTGCTAAACGGCTGCATCACTTTTGGAGAATTTTCAGCGACAGAAAGACGATCCTTAGCGCTGTGTAAATTAATTTGATAAGAATTTCCATACGGCGCAGGTTTCAGCAGCGTATAAGCCATGCGTCGCCCCGCCCAACTAATTTTTCCTGGTAGCGGCGGATCGATTTGCAAGTTCTCCTCAACGCTTACTGTATCCATCGGACGGCTAAAGTTCAAAATAAAAGCCGTGTCTTCTGCTCCAATTGCTTTACCATCCCAGCTAAAATCTCGTACTTGCGGTGCGACACCATCTCCTCGCAATAGTAGCAGTCCAATTAAAACACTCAACACCAGCATTAAGGTGAGTGCGACGCGATCGAGTGGTTGCAGAAATTTATGACTGACAGACATAAGCAGGGAGGAAAGCAGAGGTAGCAGAGGAGCCAGTCCGTTACGGGGGATCCCCCATTGTAGGAACTAGCGCGAGCAGAGAAGAATACTGTGTCTTTATAAATTCAAAACTCAAAACTTAAAACTCATCACTCAAAATTCATAACCAGTTACTAGCCGGTTTAACTAGTATTCATAGGGGTTTTCGGGTTCAGCAATTGGTTTTAGAGAAGTTGCTTGAATTGTTAACTGACGTTTACCGACTAGCGTGTCAGTCGCCATTGTTCCTTCAACTTCTAACCAGGTATCGGGTGGATAAGCTTGGCGCGAGGCACTTAGTTTCACAGGTAATCCTACAGGATAAGCATCAGCAGCACAGCAAGTAATCACAAACCGCGAAATTAAAATGTAGTCAGGTGGCAATTCCGGAGGATGAATGACAAATCCTTGTACCCTAGCACGCTGTCCAGCATAAGCATCAGGTTCAGGATAAACATTTAAAGTTCTCACCCAGTCTAAAAGCGATCGCTCTTCAGGATTGCGCGCACTTCGAAAAGCCTGCGGTTGTGCCCGCGTTGCACCTAAAGAATCAGTTACACCGCGATCGAGCGCAGTTTGGCTGGCAAAAACGCGGGGCGTAAATGTTAACCCAATAATTGCAGTGATTAACAATATGCTACTACTCAACCCAGGAGGAAACAACGTCACGTGCTGTACGACCGCACCTTTAGTTGAACGACGTTGCCGCAACAGCTGCCATGCTTTACTGCTAGCGATAATTAGTAAACCAATTCCTCCTGAAATCACGAGCCAAAAATAATCAGGATGAATGAGCAAGTTCAGCTTACCGGTTAACCAATACCGCAGCATTAAAATCCCCCAAGCGCCAATTGCTAGTACATCCAACCACGTGAAAAACCAAGCTCTCCTGTTGGCTTGACTTGGACTTAATTTCGCTTGTTTACGCTTGGATTTACTACCAATCATAGAAGCACTTAAATAATCTGCAAGTTGATGAATAAAGTAAATAAAAACGTTAATTGAGCCGCTAAAGCAAACAAGTAAATGACAGCTTTAGCCTTGAAAATTGAGAGCATTAACCCGATTGCTTTTAAATCAATCATTGGTCCAAAGATTAGAAATGCAAGCAGCGAGCCGCTAGTAAATGTCGAAGAAAAAGAAAGTGCAAAAAAAGAATCAACTGTTGAACAAATCGACACAACCGCTGCCAAAATCATCATGGCAATAATTGATGTAACTGGACCATAACCTAGATTTAAAATCACTTCACGCGGTACGGCGACTTGAATAAACGCAGCGATCGCACTCCCAAACACCAGAACTGCACCTAACTCCCGCAGTTCCTGTATCGTATTGTCTACCAATAATCGCAGGCGGTCAGACAACGGCTTTGTTGGTGCAGTAGCGGCTAAGCTTGCCTGAAGTACAGTAGCATCCATGCGCACCATTTGACCAGGCTGATTGAGTAAAAATGTTCCTGATTGTAATAGCGGTGATTGTGTTGATGTTTTAAGATCTTGCTTCGGGCTAAAGTTATATTCCCAACTTTTAGCAATTGCGGGTTGCAGCAACGGTTTGAGGTCTTTTTGAACGCTAAAAACCCACCCGACAATCGTCGCAATTGTTAATGAAAGCGCAATTCTCAGCACCACAATTTCCGGTTGATCGCGAAATGCTGTCCAAGTTGCCCAAATAACGATTGGATTCACAGTTGGTGCTGCTAACAAAAACCCGATTGCTACTGGCGTAGGGACTCCCTGCATCAACAACCGCCGCGCCACTGGCACATTACCGCATTCGCATACAGGAAATAAAAAACCTACCATGCTACCAACCAAAGCACCTAGTAACGGATTTTTGGGAAGTCTGGCGATTAACTTTTGCTCATCAATAAATAATAACAGCACGCTAGACAACAACACCCCCAATAACAAAAAGGGCATTGCCTCTACTAGCAAACTTAAAAACAGAGTGAAGGCGTTGTTGAGTTGAGTCATGCGTTTGACTGTGAGGATCGACGATCTACAAGCGTCTGCCAAGCCATTTTATAAGGAGACTGGAAGAAGACAAAATATAGACATTCGGACATATATTCCCACTTCGACATGACTTGAACGCATAAAATCATAAGTGACGAAATCATCAGATAACAGTTCCAATTGTTTCTGCGATCGCGTAGTCTGTTTAGATTTACACTCAGTACAGTCTTGTCTTAGGTTGTTATAAATTTATCAAAGATTACAACATTTAGAACTCTATTTCTAGAATTTCACAATAAGAGGTGTACCAATACTTACCAATCAAGGTTAGTCGGAGGTCACTGGTAATTGGTAAGAATATTGAGTAGCTTCCCGAGACTTATTACCTGAACTCAATAAGTATGCGATTTAATTACGTCCGCCTACTGAGCTTGATTTTTCATCGGCAAGCACTTATGCAGAATTCTTTCACGAATTATTTTGGTAAAGTCCTATGAAAAACCGAGAACCAGGCTGAGCTGCGCTCGGTCAACACCTTGTCTACTGGAATTATTTTTAGTTATATTGACGTACATAAGCGCAATTATATTGCATAATTATAAATTTAAAATTCTGCTTAAAATAGTGGCAATGTTCCTACTTTCAATAACAATATAGATGGGGTTATACTATTTTGATTTAGATTGACACGGTGTTGGTATATTACTATAACTAAAATTGAAAATTTTACTTTATAGTTATAAAATGTATTTGTTAAGTATATGCTGAATATCTACAAAGACGAGACCTGATTCTCATGCAGCAATTTTATAAACGGCAACGATCAATCCGCGTTTTTCACCATCAAGTACGGCAATTTCAGGTAAATGTCCCTTTGGCTCAAACCCAAGTTTCTCAAACATTCGCCGACTTACATCATTGTGGTCAAAATACATGGCTAGCAACGTAGTCACTCCCACACAAGGGCAATAATCGATCATCCGGCGGACTAACATTGTGCCATAGCCTTTACTTTGATGCTGTGGTGCAATATAAATGCTCACTTCCGCAGTAGCGTTATAAGCCGGACGTCCGCCATA
This window contains:
- a CDS encoding GNAT family N-acetyltransferase, giving the protein MKIRNALISDLPDIISIYNASIPTRKATADTEPISVESRLDWFAKHNKSRPLWVLEIEREVVAWIGLTSFYGGRPAYNATAEVSIYIAPQHQSKGYGTMLVRRMIDYCPCVGVTTLLAMYFDHNDVSRRMFEKLGFEPKGHLPEIAVLDGEKRGLIVAVYKIAA
- a CDS encoding permease, which translates into the protein MTQLNNAFTLFLSLLVEAMPFLLLGVLLSSVLLLFIDEQKLIARLPKNPLLGALVGSMVGFLFPVCECGNVPVARRLLMQGVPTPVAIGFLLAAPTVNPIVIWATWTAFRDQPEIVVLRIALSLTIATIVGWVFSVQKDLKPLLQPAIAKSWEYNFSPKQDLKTSTQSPLLQSGTFLLNQPGQMVRMDATVLQASLAATAPTKPLSDRLRLLVDNTIQELRELGAVLVFGSAIAAFIQVAVPREVILNLGYGPVTSIIAMMILAAVVSICSTVDSFFALSFSSTFTSGSLLAFLIFGPMIDLKAIGLMLSIFKAKAVIYLFALAAQLTFLFTLFINLQII
- a CDS encoding TIGR03943 family protein, which codes for MIGSKSKRKQAKLSPSQANRRAWFFTWLDVLAIGAWGILMLRYWLTGKLNLLIHPDYFWLVISGGIGLLIIASSKAWQLLRQRRSTKGAVVQHVTLFPPGLSSSILLITAIIGLTFTPRVFASQTALDRGVTDSLGATRAQPQAFRSARNPEERSLLDWVRTLNVYPEPDAYAGQRARVQGFVIHPPELPPDYILISRFVITCCAADAYPVGLPVKLSASRQAYPPDTWLEVEGTMATDTLVGKRQLTIQATSLKPIAEPENPYEY